Proteins found in one Pyrus communis chromosome 15, drPyrComm1.1, whole genome shotgun sequence genomic segment:
- the LOC137716880 gene encoding patatin-like protein 2 isoform X1: protein MERNGRVEPPTVFGKIVTILSIDGGGIRGLLPATILAFLESELQKLDGEDARIADYFDVIAGTSTGGLVTAMLAAPNENNRPLFAAKDIIDFYLNQCPKIFPQNTWPIFPYTTKIIKALAGPKYNGKYLHRLIRERLGNKKLHDTLTNVVIPTFDIKNLQPAIFSSFKVKKKPSYDALLSDICIGTSAAPTYLPAHYFETKNAAGRTREFNLIDGGVAANNPTSLAVSEVTTEIRKANPDVFPMKPMDYGRFLVISLGTGSSKAEMKYHARSAAKWGLLNWLTSGGSTPIINVFSQASADMVDLHLSSAFQALHSEENYLRIQDDTLIGTITSVDKATKKNLTNLVKVGEGLLKKPVSRVNLDSGRFEATKHETNAEALIRFAKLLSEEKRRRQVGSTNGHAENTD, encoded by the exons ATGGAAAGAAACGGTAGAGTAGAGCCCCCCACAGTATTTGGAAAGATAGTCACAATTCTCAGTATCGATGGGGGCGGAATAAGAGGCCTCCTTCCGGCAACCATTCTTGCTTTCCTCGAATCTGAACTTCAG AAGCTGGATGGTGAAGATGCAAGGATCGCTGACTATTTTGATGTGATTGCAGGAACAAGCACAGGTGGTCTTGTGACTGCTATGCTCGCAGCCCCAAACGAGAATAACCGCCCACTGTTCGCTGCCAAAGATATTATAGACTTCTACTTAAATCAATGTCCTAAAATCTTCCCCCAAAACAC TTGGCCAATTTTTCCTTATACGACAAAGATTATCAAGGCTCTAGCAGGACCAAAATACAATGGCAAGTATTTGCATCGCTTGATTAGGGAAAGGCTGGGCAACAAAAAACTGCACGACACATTGACTAATGTTGTAATTCCCACATTTGACATCAAGAATCTCCAGCCAGCTATCTTCTCCAGCTTTAAG GTGAAAAAGAAGCCATCATACGATGCCTTACTCTCTGACATATGCATTGGAACCTCAGCGGCACCAACTTATCTTCCAGCTCATTATTTTGAAACCAAGAACGCTGCAGGCAGAACTAGGGAATTCAACCTTATAGATGGCGGCGTGGCCGCAAATAATCCG ACTTCTCTTGCTGTTAGTGAAGTTACAACTGAAATAAGGAAGGCGAATCCAGACGTCTTTCCTATGAAACCTATGGACTATGGGAGATTTCTAGTGATATCATTAGGAACTGGTTCATCAAAAGCTGAAATGAAATACCATGCACGCTCTGCAGCGAAATGGGGTCTGTTGAATTGGTTAACCAGCGGTGGCTCCACCCCAATCATTAATGTATTCAGTCAAGCAAGCGCCGATATGGTTGATCTTCACCTTTCTTCAGCTTTCCAAGCCCTTCATTCTGAAGAAAATTATCTTAGAATTCAG GATGATACCCTTATTGGGACAATAACTTCTGTGGATAAAGCCACAAAGAAGAATTTGACCAATCTTGTGAAAGTTGGTGAAGGGCTATTGAAAAAACCAGTTTCTCGGGTTAATTTGGACAGTGGCAGGTTTGAGGCTACTAAGCATGAGACAAATGCAGAGGCTCTTATAAG gTTTGCTAAACTACTGTCGGAAGAGAAGAGGAGGCGCCAAGTAGGGTCAACCAACGGGCATGCTGAAAATACTGATTAA
- the LOC137716880 gene encoding patatin-like protein 2 isoform X2 has protein sequence MLAAPNENNRPLFAAKDIIDFYLNQCPKIFPQNTWPIFPYTTKIIKALAGPKYNGKYLHRLIRERLGNKKLHDTLTNVVIPTFDIKNLQPAIFSSFKVKKKPSYDALLSDICIGTSAAPTYLPAHYFETKNAAGRTREFNLIDGGVAANNPTSLAVSEVTTEIRKANPDVFPMKPMDYGRFLVISLGTGSSKAEMKYHARSAAKWGLLNWLTSGGSTPIINVFSQASADMVDLHLSSAFQALHSEENYLRIQDDTLIGTITSVDKATKKNLTNLVKVGEGLLKKPVSRVNLDSGRFEATKHETNAEALIRFAKLLSEEKRRRQVGSTNGHAENTD, from the exons ATGCTCGCAGCCCCAAACGAGAATAACCGCCCACTGTTCGCTGCCAAAGATATTATAGACTTCTACTTAAATCAATGTCCTAAAATCTTCCCCCAAAACAC TTGGCCAATTTTTCCTTATACGACAAAGATTATCAAGGCTCTAGCAGGACCAAAATACAATGGCAAGTATTTGCATCGCTTGATTAGGGAAAGGCTGGGCAACAAAAAACTGCACGACACATTGACTAATGTTGTAATTCCCACATTTGACATCAAGAATCTCCAGCCAGCTATCTTCTCCAGCTTTAAG GTGAAAAAGAAGCCATCATACGATGCCTTACTCTCTGACATATGCATTGGAACCTCAGCGGCACCAACTTATCTTCCAGCTCATTATTTTGAAACCAAGAACGCTGCAGGCAGAACTAGGGAATTCAACCTTATAGATGGCGGCGTGGCCGCAAATAATCCG ACTTCTCTTGCTGTTAGTGAAGTTACAACTGAAATAAGGAAGGCGAATCCAGACGTCTTTCCTATGAAACCTATGGACTATGGGAGATTTCTAGTGATATCATTAGGAACTGGTTCATCAAAAGCTGAAATGAAATACCATGCACGCTCTGCAGCGAAATGGGGTCTGTTGAATTGGTTAACCAGCGGTGGCTCCACCCCAATCATTAATGTATTCAGTCAAGCAAGCGCCGATATGGTTGATCTTCACCTTTCTTCAGCTTTCCAAGCCCTTCATTCTGAAGAAAATTATCTTAGAATTCAG GATGATACCCTTATTGGGACAATAACTTCTGTGGATAAAGCCACAAAGAAGAATTTGACCAATCTTGTGAAAGTTGGTGAAGGGCTATTGAAAAAACCAGTTTCTCGGGTTAATTTGGACAGTGGCAGGTTTGAGGCTACTAAGCATGAGACAAATGCAGAGGCTCTTATAAG gTTTGCTAAACTACTGTCGGAAGAGAAGAGGAGGCGCCAAGTAGGGTCAACCAACGGGCATGCTGAAAATACTGATTAA
- the LOC137716879 gene encoding uncharacterized protein, with protein MLLRLCYTTRRYCLHLFPHHHRHHNPARLFSSSASRNADEPPNNLKNSDQVPHPPSVILRRLNPLYSVPGASALPRTAAIALSGALASALIALYVVVSTDCDDKSSNPVYNGVRHAVLKSTESFRKFLHHAKQTGVAASVLWHSLSSILSSANHEVRSGFELRVAAFLADIAAANASRRAALVGAGGGAVVDWLLESVAVPRDGCGTQAESARALAFLISDPNVSAAVLGRPGAVPNLFRFIFSCQPHPSKNRARRSSLDVSENLKGRSMLVAAIMDIVTANCDSLEKVSLKPFLSANAETQDIAAAIQVIEEGGMRLDESHENEDDEDGDSGIKGIGIKVLGGTSVLGLSRKNGVVKLGSADTSELGSGRVNPHNLVLQNMHAGSLAQSNLSSAVVPGLWDDLNCQHVAVPFATWALANWAMASEVNRSRIQELDADGQAIMTALMAPERSVKWHGSLVARLLFEDQNLPLNDSVSDWSSSLLSTVSQATKNEDIPLARVALSAFLISVERSPEARKIVMEKGLHLIGDIAKRTMKHNDVQEALSRALELLCSGDLHLPLEEGQRWSAVLLCWVFGKPSSDTLRLSAIKILSSILEDYGPYSVPISQGWLAILLTEILTLKKASVKGTPQARSVNVKTQIDQSNMLFAAQTSNQLLAAVVNLAGNQLGTTTDSIDTFPLADLLSAEPFSGPFKTLKKDSLPKVNAADSAVATLKGIKALTEVCADDSLCQEKLTDFGVLSLLRRFLLRDDYEKFAAIEAYDASKTLEAQERTSYVSKESSIPDSNGQSSVQVPPTAHIRRHAARLLTILSIHPKVQRVIIADKTWCKWLEDCANGKISGCSDLKIQSYARKTLINIFCGRQRDSANGDVPDAGIANGNKNCPRYDDMIFLINPELPHWNCPEKSDQDTSPRDASSSDQVNSVESVDKSVSRISDDVNISSSMDASRSNAATREPLLDIVFVHGLRGGPYKTWRISEDKSSTKSGLVEKIDQEAGKLGTFWPGEWLSSDFPRARMFTLKYKTNLTQWSGASLPLQEVSSMLLEKLVSAGIGNRPVVFVTHSMGGLVVKQILHKARADNINNLVKNTIGVVFYSCPHFGSKLADMPWRMGFVFRPAPTIGELRSGSARLVELNDFIRQLHKKGTLQVLSFCETKVTPIVEGYGGWAFRMEIVPIESAYPGFGDLVVLDSTDHINSCKPLSRSDPSYTEILQFLRKLKASQK; from the exons ATGTTGCTCCGCCTCTGTTACACAACCCGCCGCTACTGCCTCCACCTCTTCCCCCACCACCACCGTCATCACAATCCCGCCCGCTTGTTTTCCTCTTCCGCTTCCAGAAACGCCGACGAGCCCCCCAACAATCTCAAGAATTCCGACCAAGTCCCGCATCCTCCGTCTGTTATCCTCCGCCGCTTAAACCCTCTGTATTCTGTCCCTGGCGCTTCCGCTCTCCCTCGCACCGCCGCCATCGCGCTCTCCGGCGCTCTCGCCTCCGCCCTGATCGCCTTGTACGTCGTCGTTTCGACGGACTGCGACGACAAGTCGTCGAATCCTGTATATAACGGAGTACGACATGCCGTCCTCAAATCCACCGAGTCGTTCAGGAAGTTTCTCCACCACGCTAAACAGACCGGCGTCGCCGCCTCCGTTCTCTGGCACTCTCTCAGCTCCATTTTGTCCTCTGCCAACCACGAGGTCCGCTCCGGCTTCGAGCTCCGGGTCGCTGCGTTCCTTGCCGATATTGCCGCCGCCAATGCCAGCCGAAGGGCCGCCCTTGTTGGGGCTGGAGGTGGCGCCGTTGTCGATTGGCTGCTCGAGTCGGTGGCTGTCCCTAGGGATGGGTGTGGGACCCAGGCCGAGTCGGCTAGAGCTCTCGCCTTCTTGATCTCTGATCCTAATGTGTCCGCCGCCGTGCTCGGCAGGCCCGGCGCTGTTCCCAATCTCTTTAGGTTCATTTTCTCCTGCCAGCCTCATCCGTCTAAGAAT CGTGCAAGGCGTAGTTCACTTGatgtttctgaaaatttgaaagggAGGAGCATGCTTGTAGCTGCCATTATGGATATCGTCACAGCCAACTGTGATAGTTTAGAAAAAGTGTCCTTGAAGCCATTCCTGTCGGCGAATGCTGAAACGCAGGATATAGCAGCTGCCATTCAAGTTATTGAAGAAGGTGGCATGCGTTTGGACGAGTCACATGAAAATGAAGATGACGAAGATGGTGACAGTGGAATCAAGGGGATTGGTATTAAAGTTCTCGGGGGTACATCAGTTTTAGGCCTATCAAGAAAAAATGGAGTTGTGAAGCTGGGAAGTGCTGATACTAGTGAGTTGGGATCTGGAAGGGTTAATCCTCATAATCTTGTCCTGCAAAATATGCATGCCGGTTCTCTAGCACAGAGTAATCTGTCTTCTGCTGTTGTTCCTGGCCTCTGGGATGATTTGAATTGTCAACATGTTGCTGTTCCTTTTGCTACATGGGCATTGGCAAACTGGGCGATGGCATCAGAAGTGAATAGGTCACGAATACAGGAACTGGATGCAGATGGGCAAGCTATTATGACTGCTTTAATGGCGCCTGAGAGATCAGTCAAATGGCACGGAAGTTTGGTGGCTCGGTTGCTATTTGAGGATCAGAATCTACCCCTGAACGATTCAGTTTCTGATTGGAGTTCCAGTCTTCTTTCTACTGTTTCTCAGGCAACTAAAAACGAAGACATTCCTTTGGCTCGGGTGGCTTTGTCAGCATTCTTGATTTCTGTTGAGAGGAGCCCTGAAGCGCGGAAGATAGTGATGGAAAAGGGTCTTCATCTGATAGGAGACATTGCGAAGCGAACGATGAAGCATAATGATGTGCAAGAAGCATTGTCAAGGGCATTGGAATTGCTTTGTTCTGGGGACTTGCATTTACCTCTTGAAGAAGGCCAAAGGTGGTCTGCTGTATTACTTTGTTGGGTGTTTGGAAAACCTTCTTCTGACACATTACGTTTGTCAGCGATAAAAATCCTTTCTAGCATTCTCGAAGACTATGGACCATACTCTGTACCCATTTCTCAGGGATGGTTAGCTATTCTACTTACTGAAATTCTCACTTTGAAAAAGGCATCAGTTAAAGGAACCCCTCAGGCTAGATCTGTGAATGTGAAG aCACAAATTGATCAGTCAAACATGCTTTTTGCTGCACAGACTTCTAATCAGTTATTGGCAGCTGTTGTTAATCTAGCAGGAAATCAGCTGGGAACAACCACTGATTCTATTGATACATTTCCACTGGCAGATCTTCTGTCCGCTGAACCTTTTTCTGGGCCATTTAAAACCCTAAAGAAAGATAGTTTGCCTAAGGTTAATGCGGCAGATTCTGCAGTGGCAACTCTGAAGGGAATCAAAGCACTGACTGAAGTTTGTGCTGACGATTCTTTATGTCAGGAGAAACTAACAGATTTTGGAGTCTTAAGTTTGCTGAGACGGTTTTTGTTACGTGATGATTATGAGAAATTTGCTGCCATAGAAGCGTATGATGCTTCTAAGACGCTTGAGGCACAAGAGCGAACCTCCTATGTTTCTAAAGAGTCATCTATTCCAGATAGTAATGGTCAATCTAGTGTCCAAGTTCCACCCACAGCTCACATCCGTAGGCATGCAGCGAGGCTCTTGACTATTCTTTCAATACATCCAAAAGTCCAGAGAGTCATAATAGCAGATAAAACTTGGTGTAAATGGCTTGAGGATTGTGCTAACGGTAAGATCTCAGGTTGTAGTGatcttaaaattcaaagttatgCTAGAAAAACACTTATAAATATATTTTGCGGACGCCAAAGAGATTCTGCAAATGGTGATGTTCCCGATGCTGGTATTGCAAATGGAAACAAAAATTGCCCCCGTTATGATGACATGATATTCTTAATCAATCCTGAACTTCCCCATTGGAATTGCCCTGAAAAAAGTGACCAAGACACAAGTCCAAGGGATGCATCCTCTTCAGATCAAGTAAATTCTGTTGAGAGTGTGGATAAATCTGTGTCCAGAATTTCAGATGATGTTAACATATCCAGTTCTATGGATGCATCTCGTAGTAATGCAGCCACAAGGGAGCCTCTGCTGGATATTGTTTTTGTCCATGGCCTCCGTGGAGGCCCTTATAAGACTTGGCGCATATCCGAGGACAAGTCATCCACCAAGTCTGGCTTAGTAGAGAAGATTGACCAGGAAGCGGGAAAGCTAGGAACATTCTGGCCAGGTGAATGGCTTTCATCTGACTTTCCTCGAGCTCGTATGTTTACCCTTAAATACAAG ACAAATCTAACACAGTGGTCCGGTGCTAGCCTGCCTCTTCAG GAAGTTAGCTCGATGCTGTTAGAGAAGCTTGTTTCTGCAGGTATTGGGAATCGACCTGTTGTTTTCGTGACTCACAG CATGGGAGGTCTGGTTGTCAAGCAGATACTGCATAAAGCAAGAGCAGATAATATCAATAACCTTGTGAAAAACACCATTGGAGTT GTTTTCTATAGCTGCCCGCATTTTGGAAGCAAACTAGCTGACATGCCTTGGAGAATGGGATTTGTGTTTCGCCCAGCACCGACT ATAGGGGAGCTAAGAAGTGGATCTGCAAGATTAGTAGAGCTTAATGACTTTATCCGTCAGCTTCACAAGAAGGGGACGCTTCAAGTCCTCAGTTTCTGTGAG ACCAAGGTAACTCCAATTGTTGAAGGTTACGGCGGATGGGCCTTCCGGATGGAAATTGTACCAATTGAATCAGCATATCCTGGATTTGGCGATCTCGTT GTACTAGACTCAACAGATCACATAAACTCGTGCAAACCACTCAGCCGCAGCGATCCCTCATATACAGAGATATTACAGTTTTTGCGGAAGCTGAAAGCAAGCCAGAAATGA
- the LOC137716883 gene encoding patatin-like protein 2, producing the protein MERSGRVEPPTVFGKIVTVLSIDGGGIRGLIPATILALLESELQKLDGEDARIADYFDVIAGTSTGGLVTAMLAAPNENNRPLFAAKDIIDFYINQCPKIFPQNTWPIFPNTTKIIKALAGPKYNGKYLHRLIRERLGNKKLHDTLTNVVIPTFDIKNLQPAIFTNFNVKNKPSYDALLSDICIGTSAAPTYLPAHYFETKNAAGRTREFNLIDGGVAANNPTLLAVCEVTNKIRKVNPDVFPVKPMDYGRFLVISLGTGSSKAEMKYHARFAAKWGLLNWLTSGGSTPIINVFSQASNDMVDLHLSSIFQALHSEENYLRIQDDTLRGTIASVDIATKKNLTNLVKVGEGLLKKPVSRVNLDSGRFEATKHETNAEALIRFAKLLSEEKRRRQARSTNGHVESTY; encoded by the exons ATGGAAAGAAGCGGTAGGGTAGAGCCCCCCACAGTCTTTGGAAAGATAGTCACAGTTCTCAGTATCGATGGCGGCGGAATAAGAGGCCTCATTCCGGCAACCATTCTTGCTCTCCTCGAATCTGAACTTCAG AAACTGGATGGTGAAGATGCAAGGATCGCCGACTATTTTGATGTGATTGCAGGAACAAGCACAGGTGGTCTTGTGACTGCTATGCTTGCAGCCCCAAACGAGAATAACCGCCCACTGTTCGCTGCCAAAGATATTATAGACTTCTATATTAATCAATGCCCTAAAATCTTCCCCCAAAACAC TTGGCCAATTTTTCCTAATACGACAAAGATCATCAAAGCTCTAGCAGGACCAAAATACAATGGCAAGTATTTGCATCGCTTGATTAGGGAAAGGCTGGGCAACAAAAAACTGCACGACACATTGACTAATGTTGTAATTCCCACATTTGACATCAAGAATCTCCAGCCAGCTATCTTCACCAACTTTAAC GTGAAAAACAAGCCATCATACGATGCCTTACTCTCTGACATATGCATTGGAACCTCAGCGGCACCAACTTATCTTCCAGCTCATTATTTTGAAACCAAGAACGCTGCAGGCAGAACTAGGGAATTCAACCTTATAGATGGCGGCGTGGCTGCAAATAATCCG actttacttgctgtttgtgaaGTTACAAACAAAATAAGGAAGGTGAATCCAGACGTCTTTCCTGTGAAACCTATGGACTATGGGAGATTTCTAGTGATATCATTAGGAACTGGTTCATCAAAAGCTGAAATGAAATACCATGCACGCTTTGCAGCGAAATGGGGCTTGTTGAATTGGTTAACCAGCGGTGGCTCCACCCCCATCATTAATGTTTTCAGTCAAGCAAGTAACGATATGGTTGATCTTCACCTTTCTTCAATTTTCCAAGCCCTTCATTCTGAAGAAAATTATCTTAGAATTCAG GATGATACCCTTCGGGGGACAATAGCTTCTGTGGATATAGCCACGAAGAAGAATTTGACCAATCTTGTGAAAGTTGGAGAAGGGCTATTGAAAAAACCAGTTTCTCGGGTTAATTTGGACAGTGGCAGGTTTGAGGCTACTAAGCATGAGACAAATGCAGAGGCTCTCATAAG gTTTGCTAAACTACTGTCGGAAGAGAAGAGGAGACGCCAAGCAAGGTCAACCAACGGGCATGTTGAAAGTACTTACTGA